From a single Flavobacteriales bacterium genomic region:
- a CDS encoding DEAD/DEAH box helicase — MAMTTFDTLGLSAPILDAVKAGGYEQPTPIQERAIPAILFGKDLLGIAPTGSGKTLAYALPALQLLLEGKWELSNRHVPILFVVPTRELAGQVEEVLQTLVATLTNKIKVAAVFGGVSINPQMIGMQGVDILIATPGRLLDLMDHKAVHLGSVKYLVLDEADKMLDLGFREEMDRVLAALPKKRQNLLFSATLNAAVDAITQLVLHKPEVIQLTEEPQEVTLIQQRAFRVDQEKKGPFLRYLIRSMDMQQVLIFTASGHSADHVADKLKKHGIDAESTHGKKSQGARQNALAAFKKGTLRVLVATDLLSRGIDIDSLPYVINYELPRSPKDYIHRIGRTGRAAQAGEAISIITPEDQHHFKVIQKKMKQWVTLEGTEDIDLSGV, encoded by the coding sequence ATGGCAATGACCACATTCGATACACTCGGCTTATCCGCCCCCATTCTCGATGCTGTAAAAGCGGGCGGGTATGAGCAGCCAACACCCATTCAAGAGCGCGCGATACCTGCGATCCTCTTCGGCAAGGATCTATTGGGAATAGCTCCAACGGGATCGGGTAAAACATTGGCCTATGCATTGCCTGCTCTCCAACTATTGCTGGAAGGGAAATGGGAATTATCGAACCGGCATGTTCCGATATTGTTCGTTGTTCCAACGCGCGAGTTGGCAGGACAAGTTGAAGAAGTGCTCCAAACGCTGGTGGCAACTCTAACGAACAAGATCAAAGTTGCGGCGGTATTCGGTGGTGTTTCCATCAATCCGCAAATGATCGGGATGCAAGGTGTGGATATTCTCATTGCAACGCCCGGCAGGCTATTGGACCTTATGGATCACAAAGCCGTTCATCTGGGATCCGTGAAATACTTGGTGCTGGACGAAGCCGATAAAATGCTCGATCTGGGCTTCCGCGAGGAAATGGATCGTGTGCTTGCGGCCTTACCAAAGAAGCGGCAGAACCTCTTGTTCTCGGCTACATTGAATGCTGCTGTGGATGCCATCACACAACTGGTATTGCACAAGCCAGAGGTGATCCAACTTACCGAAGAACCGCAGGAGGTCACCTTGATCCAGCAACGCGCATTCCGAGTGGACCAAGAAAAGAAAGGACCTTTCCTGCGCTACCTTATCCGGAGCATGGATATGCAGCAAGTGCTGATCTTCACAGCTTCGGGACACAGTGCGGACCATGTTGCGGACAAATTGAAAAAGCATGGCATTGATGCGGAATCCACGCATGGCAAAAAAAGCCAAGGTGCAAGGCAGAACGCATTAGCGGCATTCAAGAAAGGAACGCTGCGGGTGCTGGTAGCAACCGACCTTCTTTCCCGCGGAATAGACATCGACTCCCTACCCTACGTGATCAACTATGAGCTGCCACGTTCACCAAAGGATTACATACACCGCATCGGTAGAACTGGTCGAGCAGCGCAGGCAGGTGAAGCCATTTCGATCATCACGCCAGAGGACCAGCACCACTTCAAAGTGATCCAGAAGAAAATGAAGCAATGGGTAACCTTGGAGGGTACTGAGGACATTGATCTTTCAGGAGTTTGA
- a CDS encoding DinB family protein: protein MQHVQSPSETEYAPFFGRYIDRVTDQDIVSALRSSHEVLLALLRTFPEAKGGHRYAEGKWSVKEVIQHITDTERIMSYRALRFARKDATALPGFEEDDYAASSNADRRSLADLITEFEVVRTSTILLFESFNDEMLKAQGTANGKAMSVRAIGYMIAGHGLHHGQVLEERYG, encoded by the coding sequence ATGCAACACGTACAATCGCCAAGCGAAACGGAATACGCGCCATTCTTTGGTCGGTACATCGATCGCGTAACGGATCAAGACATCGTTTCCGCCCTTCGTTCAAGTCATGAAGTACTACTTGCACTTTTGCGAACCTTTCCTGAAGCCAAGGGAGGCCACCGCTATGCTGAAGGAAAGTGGAGCGTAAAAGAGGTGATCCAACACATTACGGATACCGAACGGATCATGAGCTACCGCGCACTTCGGTTCGCACGTAAGGACGCAACAGCGTTACCAGGTTTCGAAGAAGATGACTACGCCGCAAGTTCGAACGCAGACCGCCGCAGCTTAGCCGACCTGATTACAGAATTCGAAGTGGTAAGGACGAGTACCATATTGTTATTCGAAAGCTTCAACGACGAAATGCTAAAGGCCCAAGGCACCGCGAACGGCAAAGCAATGAGCGTAAGAGCGATCGGTTACATGATCGCTGGGCATGGACTACATCACGGGCAGGTGTTGGAGGAACGTTATGGATGA
- a CDS encoding DUF962 domain-containing protein, which yields MPKRTIQQWFDAYGVSHQNSTNKAIHWICVPVIYFCVVGFLWSIPVPDLPPLFTPHLWAKIAVGLVCLFYLRLSFPIMLGMALWSIACLAGCAWLDAHAPWPLWTISLVLFIAAWIGQFYGHKIEGAKPSFLEDLQFLMIGPAWLMGSIFRRFGLGY from the coding sequence ATGCCCAAACGCACCATCCAACAGTGGTTCGACGCTTACGGCGTTAGTCACCAGAACAGCACGAACAAAGCCATCCATTGGATCTGTGTTCCGGTGATCTATTTCTGCGTGGTCGGTTTTCTTTGGAGCATTCCGGTGCCTGATCTACCTCCCCTGTTCACGCCGCATTTATGGGCAAAAATTGCCGTTGGGCTGGTCTGTTTATTCTACTTACGACTGTCCTTTCCGATCATGCTCGGAATGGCACTATGGAGTATTGCGTGTCTTGCGGGTTGCGCTTGGCTCGATGCACATGCACCCTGGCCGCTATGGACGATCAGCTTAGTGCTCTTCATTGCTGCATGGATCGGTCAGTTCTACGGTCATAAGATCGAAGGAGCAAAACCCAGCTTTTTGGAAGACCTGCAATTCTTGATGATCGGTCCAGCTTGGTTGATGGGATCTATTTTTCGGAGATTCGGCTTAGGGTATTAG
- a CDS encoding S9 family peptidase, with protein MLRPTILLVCTLALLSSCSTSESNTATTDTAQAGPVAKKIAHEMQEHGKVRTDDYFWMRLTDEQKEATTPDAQTQDVLDYLNAENAYQKEVLAHTDTLQKELFDEIVSRIKQDDSSVPYKLNGYLYYDRFETGQDYPLYCRKQGSEKGKEEIMLNVPELARGHAYYQVGGQDVSTNTQLLGYAVDTVSRRQYTVFFKDLKSGAELPDQLTGVDGGVTWANDNTTVFYTVQDTVTLRSYRIYKHTLGTPQSADGLVYEEADETFGTYVYKTKSEKYIVIASRETLTSEYRVLEANNPNGEFRIIQPRVVGLEYNIDHFGDHFFIRTNMDATNFKLMRTPVNATTKENWTDVIPHRSDVLLSDVELFKDYLVLSERKNGLLQIRMKRWDNTSDTYMEFNDPTYAAYVSFNPEINTNELRYYYTSMTTPGTTYAYDMKTAKRTLLKQQEVLGGKFDPANYASERLFATATDGTKVPISIVYRKGMERNGKNPLLLYGYGSYGASMDASFSSTRLSLLDRGFVYAIAHIRGGQEMGRHWYEDGKLLTKKNTFTDFIDCGKFLVKEGITSPEHLYCHGGSAGGLLVGAVVNMAPDLFHGGVAEVPFVDVVSTMWDESIPLTTGEFNEWGNPQDAKYYDYIRSYSPYDNVVAQNYPNMLVTTGYWDSQVQYWEPAKWVAKLRATKTGDQKLIMYCNMDVGHGGASGRFESYKKVALVYAFLLDLEGITK; from the coding sequence ATGCTTCGACCAACCATCCTTCTAGTTTGTACACTAGCGTTGCTCAGTTCCTGCAGCACTAGCGAATCAAATACGGCTACGACCGATACCGCACAAGCCGGTCCGGTCGCCAAGAAGATTGCACACGAAATGCAGGAGCACGGTAAGGTTCGTACCGATGATTATTTCTGGATGCGCTTAACGGATGAACAGAAAGAAGCCACCACACCGGACGCACAAACACAGGATGTACTGGACTATTTGAATGCCGAGAACGCATATCAAAAAGAAGTACTAGCGCATACCGATACGCTACAGAAAGAACTGTTCGATGAGATCGTTTCGCGGATCAAACAAGATGACAGCTCAGTGCCCTACAAGTTGAATGGTTACCTCTATTACGATCGCTTCGAAACCGGGCAGGATTACCCGCTTTATTGTCGCAAACAAGGCAGCGAAAAAGGGAAAGAGGAGATCATGCTCAACGTGCCAGAGCTCGCGAGAGGCCATGCCTATTACCAAGTAGGTGGTCAAGACGTAAGCACCAATACGCAATTACTGGGCTATGCGGTGGATACTGTTTCGCGGCGCCAATACACGGTCTTTTTCAAGGATCTGAAATCGGGTGCAGAACTACCGGACCAACTCACTGGAGTAGATGGAGGCGTGACCTGGGCGAATGATAACACAACAGTTTTCTACACCGTTCAGGACACTGTAACGCTGCGTTCATACCGGATCTACAAACACACGTTGGGTACACCACAATCCGCGGATGGTCTGGTCTACGAAGAGGCCGATGAAACCTTCGGCACATACGTTTATAAGACGAAGTCGGAGAAATACATCGTTATCGCATCGAGAGAAACCCTTACCAGTGAATACAGAGTTCTTGAAGCAAATAACCCGAACGGAGAGTTCCGGATCATTCAGCCTCGCGTGGTTGGACTGGAATATAACATTGATCATTTCGGTGATCATTTCTTCATCCGCACGAACATGGATGCGACCAACTTCAAACTCATGCGCACTCCGGTAAATGCTACGACCAAGGAGAATTGGACCGATGTGATCCCACACAGAAGTGATGTTCTTCTATCGGACGTAGAGCTTTTCAAGGACTATCTGGTACTGAGCGAACGTAAGAACGGCTTGCTCCAGATCCGCATGAAACGGTGGGATAATACCTCCGATACCTACATGGAATTCAATGACCCCACGTATGCAGCATACGTATCATTCAATCCAGAGATCAACACGAACGAATTGCGCTATTACTACACGAGCATGACCACACCGGGCACCACGTATGCCTACGATATGAAGACCGCAAAGCGCACGCTGTTGAAGCAACAGGAAGTGCTGGGCGGCAAATTCGATCCAGCCAATTACGCAAGTGAGCGATTGTTCGCGACCGCAACGGATGGCACCAAAGTGCCTATCAGCATCGTTTACCGCAAAGGCATGGAACGGAATGGAAAGAATCCACTCCTTCTCTACGGCTATGGTTCGTATGGCGCCAGTATGGATGCAAGTTTCAGTTCAACAAGGCTCAGCCTTTTGGACCGTGGATTCGTGTATGCGATCGCACACATTCGCGGAGGTCAAGAGATGGGCAGACATTGGTATGAGGACGGAAAATTGCTCACTAAGAAGAACACGTTCACGGACTTCATCGATTGCGGCAAGTTCTTGGTGAAAGAAGGCATTACATCACCTGAACACCTCTATTGCCATGGCGGCAGCGCAGGTGGGTTGCTCGTAGGCGCGGTGGTGAATATGGCCCCGGATCTCTTTCATGGCGGTGTAGCCGAAGTACCTTTCGTGGATGTAGTAAGCACCATGTGGGATGAAAGCATTCCGCTAACGACTGGTGAATTCAACGAATGGGGCAATCCGCAGGACGCGAAGTATTACGATTACATCCGATCCTATTCACCGTATGACAATGTGGTTGCGCAGAACTATCCGAACATGCTTGTTACGACCGGATACTGGGACAGCCAAGTGCAATACTGGGAACCTGCCAAGTGGGTCGCGAAACTGCGTGCGACCAAGACCGGCGATCAAAAACTGATCATGTACTGCAACATGGATGTTGGTCATGGCGGAGCATCCGGACGGTTCGAATCGTACAAGAAAGTCGCGCTGGTCTATGCGTTCCTGCTCGATCTGGAAGGCATCACTAAATGA
- a CDS encoding redoxin domain-containing protein, translated as MFRRLHPLTVLGYILLIASAIPLALGYASLAELMFFLAYGFALLEFQKYTSNYQFALLLISGAALGIVLDLHFQSWPLLTFSMLFAASATIVRQRFMRFFTYVDLLWVDTGKSAVAVFLFVLAIWNKPFIWDLWLLPVIPLIAAVGLTISYVQDAKHMKELTRGGYRMQVGKPAPDFELPDQNGDLFRLSDFHGKHPVLLIFVRGDWCPGCHMMLRTYERNHKRFKEKGVLVLGIGPDDISVNLDMVQRIGVGYRMLSDDKQEVSGQYGVVYSNPLIEPMVDYAKGMPLPASFLVDANGIVRYASRPDRVGEFLDPELIFGVLEGIQPDPHLAWT; from the coding sequence ATGTTCAGAAGGCTCCATCCTCTAACGGTCCTGGGATACATCCTGCTTATTGCCTCGGCCATACCGTTGGCTTTAGGCTATGCAAGCTTGGCCGAGTTAATGTTCTTTTTGGCGTATGGCTTCGCGTTGCTAGAGTTCCAGAAGTACACTAGCAATTATCAGTTCGCATTGTTGTTGATCAGTGGTGCAGCGCTGGGCATTGTGCTGGACCTTCATTTCCAGTCTTGGCCATTGCTTACGTTCTCTATGCTGTTTGCAGCTTCGGCAACAATTGTTCGCCAGCGTTTCATGCGGTTTTTTACGTACGTTGACCTGCTATGGGTAGATACCGGAAAGTCAGCGGTAGCCGTTTTTCTTTTTGTTCTGGCTATTTGGAACAAACCGTTCATTTGGGACCTATGGTTACTACCCGTAATTCCCTTGATCGCCGCTGTTGGCCTGACCATCAGTTATGTGCAGGATGCCAAGCACATGAAAGAATTAACACGTGGTGGCTACAGGATGCAAGTGGGTAAACCTGCACCGGATTTCGAACTTCCCGATCAGAATGGGGATCTGTTCCGATTGTCGGACTTCCACGGTAAACACCCAGTATTATTGATCTTTGTTCGTGGCGATTGGTGCCCCGGATGCCACATGATGCTGCGCACGTACGAACGAAACCATAAGCGCTTCAAGGAAAAAGGTGTTCTTGTCCTCGGTATCGGACCGGATGATATTTCCGTGAATCTGGATATGGTCCAGCGGATCGGTGTCGGATACCGCATGCTTTCTGATGACAAGCAAGAAGTTTCCGGTCAATATGGTGTGGTCTACAGTAACCCATTGATCGAACCCATGGTGGACTATGCGAAAGGTATGCCGCTGCCAGCATCGTTCTTAGTGGATGCGAACGGCATCGTACGATACGCATCACGGCCTGACCGGGTTGGTGAATTCCTTGACCCCGAGCTGATCTTTGGTGTGTTGGAGGGCATACAACCCGATCCCCATCTTGCATGGACTTGA
- a CDS encoding (4Fe-4S)-binding protein has protein sequence MADFKTEYPNGDLRVVWQPGKCAHSGVCVKMLPNVYDPKARPWIKAENATIEELKDQVDKCPSGALSYYTTDGKS, from the coding sequence ATGGCTGACTTCAAAACCGAATACCCCAATGGTGACCTGCGCGTCGTATGGCAACCCGGGAAATGTGCTCATTCCGGTGTTTGCGTAAAGATGTTGCCCAACGTCTATGACCCAAAGGCAAGACCTTGGATCAAAGCCGAGAACGCAACGATCGAAGAATTGAAGGACCAGGTCGATAAATGTCCGTCCGGTGCTTTGAGCTACTACACGACCGACGGCAAAAGTTGA
- a CDS encoding ABC transporter substrate-binding protein, translating into MNPDIDRHSEPSLFMPPIGWFIFAVFFVVGCSPASREDIPCTQWTDVPNHYAQSFQIRTCGSIQQLIVFGPRGRSDTLAVYHVDENGVKSNSALLPLKQVAVVSTTHLAFIHALGSSERVIGAAGLGHVMDPSLMNVLSAQGTVEIGTADGLNREALIHLAPDALLDQPFGKTDAAEPLPGIPSIMISEYLEPHPLGRAEWVRFFGVLFGVTTKADSLFAAIETRYTTVRDRVDATVAPVTVFFGSNWQGTWWVPGGKSYMSRMITDAGGVLQFSNEEAVENSAVDLETLIHKGDLLRYWGMVVAENGPVTTDVLSAGERRLQQIGPFKEQGLYAANSAHVDIFGKALLEPDVVLLDLVKVFHPTMAMEHKAVYFGSVE; encoded by the coding sequence ATGAATCCGGATATTGACCGGCATTCAGAACCATCTCTGTTCATGCCGCCAATTGGATGGTTCATTTTCGCTGTGTTCTTCGTTGTAGGGTGCAGTCCTGCGTCCAGAGAGGATATACCGTGTACGCAATGGACCGATGTTCCTAACCACTACGCACAGTCGTTCCAGATCCGTACTTGCGGCAGTATTCAACAGTTGATCGTATTCGGGCCGCGCGGTCGGTCGGATACTTTGGCGGTATATCACGTCGATGAAAATGGTGTCAAAAGCAATTCCGCATTACTTCCTTTGAAACAGGTTGCGGTCGTTAGCACTACGCACCTTGCATTCATCCATGCATTGGGATCATCAGAACGGGTAATTGGTGCAGCTGGTCTGGGACATGTGATGGATCCCTCCTTAATGAACGTGCTTTCTGCGCAAGGGACCGTAGAGATCGGAACTGCTGATGGGTTGAATAGGGAAGCCTTGATCCACCTCGCTCCGGATGCCTTGCTGGACCAGCCTTTCGGAAAGACGGATGCAGCAGAGCCCTTACCGGGCATCCCATCCATCATGATCTCTGAATACTTGGAGCCACATCCACTGGGTAGAGCTGAGTGGGTGCGGTTCTTCGGTGTTCTGTTCGGTGTAACCACTAAAGCGGACAGCCTGTTCGCAGCCATTGAGACCCGCTATACTACAGTCCGTGATCGTGTTGATGCCACCGTTGCTCCTGTAACCGTGTTCTTCGGGTCCAATTGGCAAGGTACATGGTGGGTTCCGGGAGGCAAGAGCTATATGAGCAGGATGATCACCGATGCCGGCGGGGTGTTGCAATTCAGCAATGAAGAAGCTGTGGAGAACAGTGCCGTAGATCTGGAAACCCTCATCCACAAAGGTGATCTCCTCAGATACTGGGGCATGGTGGTGGCCGAGAACGGCCCGGTAACTACCGATGTACTCAGCGCCGGTGAACGCAGACTTCAACAGATCGGTCCCTTCAAGGAACAGGGGCTATATGCCGCGAATAGCGCACACGTTGACATCTTCGGAAAAGCGCTTCTGGAACCGGATGTGGTTCTATTGGATCTGGTAAAAGTGTTCCATCCGACCATGGCAATGGAACACAAGGCGGTTTACTTTGGGTCGGTGGAATAG
- a CDS encoding IS3 family transposase (programmed frameshift) produces MRKSKFSEHQIIGILKQHEAGHKVADICREHTISAATFHNWKAKYGGMEPSQLKRVKELEEELSRLKRMYTELSMENDAIRTVIQKKWGAPDDKREIVQALSNMNMSQRRASQIVQLPRSTARYTKRIPQDDAVITALGSLVEMHPAIGFWQCYYRLRMKGQKINHKRLYRVYTAMHLNIRRRAKKRLPTRVKQALFQPAAPDQVYSIDFMHDTLWDGRTYRLLNVIDDYNREVLAIEVDTSLPALRVIRVLERIKSVRPLPKMIRVDNGPEFISHKLDAWCKDIGITLAFIQPGKPTQNAYVERFNGSIRRELLSAYVFRTLQEVRQRTETWMNDYNNHRPHKALGYRSPTQLKP; encoded by the exons ATGAGAAAGAGCAAATTTTCAGAACACCAGATCATTGGGATACTCAAGCAGCATGAAGCCGGACACAAAGTGGCCGATATATGCCGTGAGCATACCATAAGCGCGGCCACCTTCCACAACTGGAAGGCCAAGTACGGCGGCATGGAACCCAGCCAGCTCAAACGCGTCAAAGAGCTTGAAGAAGAGCTTAGTCGGCTTAAACGCATGTACACCGAGCTGAGCATGGAGAACGACGCCATAAGAACGGTGATCCAAAAGAAGTGGGG GGCGCCTGACGATAAACGGGAGATCGTTCAGGCGTTGAGCAACATGAACATGAGCCAGCGAAGAGCCAGCCAGATTGTGCAATTACCCCGTAGCACTGCCCGGTATACCAAACGTATACCGCAGGATGATGCTGTAATAACCGCCTTGGGATCACTTGTAGAGATGCACCCGGCCATTGGCTTTTGGCAATGCTATTATCGCTTGCGCATGAAAGGACAAAAGATCAACCACAAACGCTTGTATCGCGTGTACACTGCCATGCACTTGAACATTAGGCGTAGAGCTAAGAAACGGCTGCCAACGCGAGTAAAACAAGCCTTATTCCAACCCGCTGCGCCCGATCAGGTATACAGTATAGATTTCATGCACGACACACTTTGGGATGGACGCACCTATCGGCTATTGAACGTGATCGACGATTACAACCGCGAGGTACTTGCTATAGAGGTGGACACTTCATTACCTGCACTTCGCGTTATCCGCGTACTGGAAAGAATAAAGTCAGTGCGCCCATTGCCCAAGATGATCCGCGTGGACAACGGACCAGAGTTCATCTCCCACAAACTCGACGCATGGTGCAAGGACATCGGTATTACCTTGGCATTCATACAGCCAGGTAAGCCAACACAGAACGCATACGTGGAACGCTTCAATGGAAGCATAAGACGAGAACTACTCAGCGCATACGTCTTCCGAACATTGCAAGAGGTACGTCAGCGGACCGAAACCTGGATGAACGACTACAACAATCATAGACCACACAAAGCGCTTGGATACCGGTCTCCAACGCAATTAAAACCCTAA
- a CDS encoding tetratricopeptide repeat protein: MSDRLAQLQGMLAEEPGDLFLRYAIALEWKRSGNMEQAITDLESILTDDPKYIPGYYQLALLQADLGRIEDAKRACEAGMMQGLVTGDRKARAELQELLNSLEDAE, from the coding sequence GTGAGCGACCGATTGGCACAATTACAAGGCATGTTGGCTGAAGAGCCAGGCGACCTTTTCCTTCGGTATGCCATAGCCTTGGAATGGAAACGCTCCGGCAACATGGAACAAGCCATTACCGATCTTGAGTCGATCCTCACCGACGATCCGAAATACATACCTGGTTACTACCAATTGGCACTTCTCCAAGCAGACCTAGGCCGGATCGAGGATGCGAAACGCGCCTGTGAGGCAGGTATGATGCAGGGTTTGGTCACAGGTGATCGGAAGGCACGCGCAGAACTTCAAGAGCTTCTCAATTCCTTGGAAGACGCTGAATGA